The Desulfococcus multivorans DNA window TTGTGGACGGCATCACCAAAGGCTGGGCCAGACGATGGCGGTCCAACGGCTGGATGCGGACCAGGACCGACAGGGCCGTCAACCCCGATCTCTGGGCAAAGCTGCTCGATCTCTGCGAGAAGCACGACGTCGAATTCCGGTGGGTCAAGGGGCATGCGGGGAATGCCGGCAACGAACGGTGCGATCAACTGGTCCGGGTGCAGTCCGCCAGGCCCGACCTCCCGCCGGACACGGTCTATGAAGCGTCCAGACATCTCTGAGGGCCGGGCGGCTCCTCTCTCCGGACGTCAATCGGAGGGTCGGTTTCTCAGGATGAGCCCCTGGGGATCGCAGACTTCCCGAAGAATCCTGAGTTCGGTCGCCGTGGGCGGCGAAGCTTCGCAGGACCGGGAGACATCGACGGCAAAGCCCGTGCTGTCCTGGATCTCCCGGGGAGCGATTCCGGGATAATACCGGTCGAGATAGAGCCTCCGGGTCTCCGGATCGATTCGCATCACCGCCTTGTTGGTGATGACGACCCCAATACCCCCGGGACGCAGGCCGGCCTTCTCCCGTGACCTGCCGCCGTCGAGTCCTCCCGGACTCGTCAGATAGTCGATCCGCTCGACGAACTTGCGTTTTTCATGCTGCATAAAAGCGATACACCGGGGGACGAAGGAGGCTACGTCGCATCCGCCGCCGCTGCCGGAGAAGCGAATCACCGGTCGGTCGTACGGACCGATACAGGTGGTGTTGAGGTTCCCGAACGGGTCGATCTGTGCCGCCCCTAAGATCGCGATGATCCGATCACCGGTGAACCGGTTCTGCATGAAGGCAAAGGCGTCCAGCAGGTTCCCATGGGCGGCCGCGCCATACATGATCCGCGGATCGGATACCGCCAGCGGCAGCTCTGCGATGCGGGCGTCAACAGCCCCGGTCTCAAAAAAGATGACGCTGTTCGGGGCGTTGATCTTCTTGGCGGCGACAGCGGCCAGCATTGAGATACCGGTCCCGCAGAACACGATGTCTCCGTCCCCGATCTCCCGCGCGGCCATGATCGTCATCATCTCCCGAGGGGTGTAGCACAGCTTCTCCATGGGTTCATCCCCTTTTCATGTTCACGGCATAACCAGTCTCTGGATCGGCTTTCAACGCCTCTAACCTCGGCCGCCCAACCGCTTCCAGAAACGCCTCGTGGGAGTCGACCCCGAAAATGTACCGTTCCTGGTAGGCCGCGAACCGCTCCTCGTCCCCTGCGGCCTCGGCATAGGCCTTCAGGTATTCGGCGTCGTAGTCGTAACGGCGGTAGACCGCGGTGGGATACCCGCCCCAGGGAACATGGCAGACGGCGCTGACGTGGGGAAAGGCAAGCTGGTTTCGCTCCGGATGAGCCCGAAGGGCCTCGGTTGTCGTCAGCGTCTCGCAGGTGACGATGACATGGCGGGAGGCCTTGGCCTGTTCGATATCCCCGAAAGGCAGCCCGTCAATGCGACATGTCCCCATGGCATCCGCGGTCTGGACGTGGAGCAGGGTCACATCGGGATTGACGGCCGGCACCAGCAGCACCCGGGAGGCCTCCCCCCAGGCGCCGAAGGGGTTGTCCATCACGATCAGCTTGTCGTCCGGAAGGCGGGGATCATCTCTCCGCATCGCCTTCGAGAACCCCCACCGGGCGGCGATGTCCGATCCCAGACCGGAGAGGGTCGGCAGAAAAGGAACCCCCATGGCTCCTGCCAGGAATCGGAGACTCATCATATAATTGGAGTAATCCTCAACCACGATGCGCCCCGCCTCCACCGCCTTCCGAAATCGAATGCAGGTGGGCGTCGCCACGCCGTTACCGCCATAGGCGATCTCGAGTCTCGCAACACAGCCCCCGCCGATCAGTTCGTCCAGTCCGGTGCCGTTGGAGTGGGCATAGAGATGCAGGTTCCGGACCCGTTGCCGGACGATCTCCCGGATCGCCGCCATGGGGTTTCGATTCAGGGTAAATCCGCCAATGGCCAGGTGGGTGCCGTCCCGGACATATCGACGGACGGCATCCGTAAGCGGCACCACCTTATGATGCTGCGGTTGCCTCTGTGTCATGGTTCGATATCATTCCCCCGATCCGCTGCCGGATGCATCGGCAGCACCGGAAGCGGGTTCGTGAGGCGGTATCACCTCTATGTAGTCAACCCGCTGGTATCCCCTGGGCAGGAGCTTTCCGCGGCGGCCTCTCTCCCCCATGAAAACCGACAGGCTCTCCCAGGTAAACCTGACCGCCTGTTTCCCGGAATGAACCTTTATTGTCGCCCCTTGGGGCACGATCTCGATGATGTTAACCAGTTCCCGTCGCTCCCGGGCGGCTTTCGGGGGGATCTGAATGATCTTGTTTCCCTTCCCCTTGGACAACTCCGGCAGATTCCGGACGGGAAAGAGAAGCATCCGGCCTTCGGTGGTGACGATCGCCAGACAATCGGTTTCAGGATTCCGGACCTCCCGGGGCGGCAGGGGTCTCGCGTTCCGGGGAAGGGTCAGCATGGCCTTGCCCTTGGTGTTCTTGGTGGCCATGTTGTGGGCGTCGGTCACAAAACCGTATCCGCAGTCGCTGGCCAGCAAAAGCTTGCGGCCGGGTTCACCCATAACGACGGCGACAAAGCGCTCCCCGCTCGCCAGGGACAGCCGGCCTGTCAAAGGCTCCCCCTGACTTCTGGCCGACGGCAGCGTGCCCGACAGCAGGGCGTAGCTCCGTCCGGCGGTGTCGAGAAAGACGGCCGGCTGATGGGTGTTGCCCCGGGCCACGCTCAAAAGCGTGTCGCCGGCCTTGTAGGAGAGCTGTGCCGGATCGATGTTGTGTCCTTTTGCCGCTCGAACCCACCCGTTTACGGAAAGCACCACGGTAATCGGCTCGGGCGGTGCCAGATCCGTCTCCTTGATGGCATGGGCTTCCCTCCGTGCCACGATTCGGGTCCTCCGGGGATCGCCGTAGGTTTCCGCATCGGCGGCAAGTTCCTTCTTGATCAAGGTTTTCATGCGTCGATCCGAACCCAGAATCCGCTCGATCCGATCCCGCTCCTTCTCGAGGCCCGCCTTTTCCTCACGGATTTTAATCTCCTCCAGCCGCGCCAGTTGACGCAGGCGGATCTGAAGGATGGCTTCGGCTTGTAAAGGGCTGAGGTCGAAACCTGACATCAGGGCCGTCTTGGGCTCGTCGCTGTCCCTTATGATCCGGATCACCGCATCGAGGTTGAGATAGGCAGCGAGGAGCCCGTCCAGAATATGAAGGCGTTCGGTGATTTTGTCAAACCGGAACCGCAGCCGTCGCGTCACCGTGTCCCGACGGAACTCGAGCCATTGGCGCAGGAGGTCGACGAGGCCGAAGGCCTGGGGTTTTCGGTTCAGGCCGATGGCCGTCATGTTCACCTTGACGCTTTTCTCGAGGTCGGTGGTGGCGAAAAGATGGCTCATGAGGGCCTCCTTGTCCACGCGGGCAGACCGGGGCAGTATCATGATGCGCGTCGGCTCCTCCTGGTCCGAAAGATCCCGGATATCCGAGACCATGGGAAGCTTTTTGGCGATCATCTGCGCGGCGATCTGCTCGATGACCTTCTCGGGGGAAACCTGATAGGGCAGGGCTGTGACGACAATGTCGCCGTTGTCGAGCTCATAGGTGGCCCGCATCCGGATCATGCCCTGACCGTTCCGGTAGATCTCCGTCAACTCCGCCGCCGGCGTGATGATCTCCGCCCCCGTCGGGAAGTCCGGCCCCGGGACGATCCCGCAGATATCCTCCAGCGACGCGTTGGGATTGTCGATGAGGTGGATGCAGGCTGCAACGATCTCCCGCAGGTTGTGGGGCGGGATGTCCGTGGCCATGCCGACGGCGATCCCTGCTGCGCCGTTCAGAATGATATTGGGCAGCCTCGCCGGCAGCATCCGCGGCTCTTCAAGGGTTCCGTCGAAGTTGGGCACCCAGTCGACGGTGCCCATGGAGAGTTCCGAGAGGAACACATCGGCATAGGCCGAGAGACGGGCCTCGGTATACCGCATGGCGGCGAATTCCTTTGGAGAGGCGATGGAACCCCAGTTCCCCTGTCCGTCGATGAAGGGATACCGATAGGAAAAATTCTGGGCCATGAGCACCATGGCCTCGTAACAGGCCGAATCGCCGTGGGGGTGGTATTTACCGAGGACATCCCCCACCGTTCGAGCGGATTTCTTGGGCTTTGCGGTGGCCTTGAGGCCCAGTTCGCTCATGGCGTAGACGATGCGGCGCTGGACCGGTTTGAGACCGTCTCCCACAAAGGGCAGTGCCCGGTCCATGATCACGTACATGGCGTAGTTGAGATAGGCGGGCCGGACAAAATTTCCGAGGGAAAGCTGCTCGGCGCCTTCATCGACGATGGATGCGGTGTCGCTCATTAGACTTCACTCCGTGGCGGTGTGTCGAATGGGTTTCAGAGGATTTCGGATTCGGCCAGGTCGCCCTCGGCCTCGAGCCAGTGCCTGCGGTCCTTGGAGCGCTTTTTGGCCAGAAGCATGTCCATGGTTTCAAATATTCCGGCCTCATCATCCAGGGTGAGTTGGACAAGACGCCGGGAATCCGGAAACATGGTGGTCTCCCTGAGCTGACCGGGGTTCATTTCCCCCAGACCCTTGAACCGCTGGACACCGATCCGCCCCTTTTTGGGGCTCTTTTCGAGCCGCTTCAGGATGGCGTCCTTTTCGTTTTCATCCAGCGCATAATAAACGCTCTTGCCCTGGTCGATCCGATAAAGCGGGGGCATGGCGACGAAGATACGCCCCGCCGCGACGAGCGGCTTGAAATGTTTGAGAAACAGCGCGCAGAGGAGGGTGGCGATGTGAAGCCCGTCGGAATCGGCGTCGGCCAGGATGATAATCCTTCCGTACCGGAGTTCGGAAAGGCTCGACGCTCCGGGATCGACCCCGGTGGCCACGGCGATATCGTGAATCTCGTTGGATTTCAGGATCTGGTCGGTGTCGACCTCCCAGGTGTTCAGAATCTTTCCGCGGAGCGGCAGCACCGCCTGGGTTTGCTTGTCCCGCGCCTGTTTCGCCGAACCGCCTGCCGAGTCCCCCTCCACGAGGAAAAGCTCGGCCTCGGACGGATCCTGGGAGATGCAGTCGGCAAGTTTTCCCGGCAGGGTCGGCCCCGACCCTGCTTTTCTGCGCACGACCTTTCTGGCGGCCTTGAGACGTTTTCGGGCATTTTCGATGGCCATCTCGGCCAACCGTTCCCCTGCATCGGTATTGAGGTTGAGCCAGAGGGCGAAGGCGTCCCGGACGATGTTCGACACAAAAGCGGCACACTCCCGGGATGAGAGCCGCTCCTTGGTCTGGCCCGAGAACTGGGGATCGTTCATTTTCACCGAGAGCACGTAGGCACAGCGGTCCCACAAATCTTCCGGGCTCAATTTGATGCCGCGGGGCATCAGGTTCCTGAAATCGCAAAATTCCCGCAGAGCCGCCAGGAGGCCGCTCCGGAAGCCGTTGACGTGGGTGCCGCCCACCGGTGTCGGGATCAGGTTGACGTAGCTCTCGGCAACCATCGGCGCCTGTTCCGGGAGCCAGACCGCAGCCCAGGCCACCGCCTCCCCTTCTCCCTCATGGCTGCCCATGAACGGATCCTCGGGGATGCGCTCGTGATCGGCCATGGCTTCCAGGAGATAGTCCTTGAGGCCGTCTTCGAAATACCATTTTTCCGTCTCCCCCGAAGCCTTGTCGGTGAAGATCACCGTGAGCCGGGGACAGAGAACGGCCTTGGCCCGAAGGGCATGACGAAGCTTTCGCACGGAAAAGCCCGGCGTATCGAAATAGCGCGGATCCGGCCAGAACCGCACCGTCGATCCGGTGTTGCGGATCCCCACCGTTCCGATTGGGGTCAGCTCCGACGTTTTGCGGCCGTTGGCAAAGGCGATGGCATACCTGTTTCCGCCGCGTCGGATCTCCACCTCGAGGCGTGTGGAAAGCGCGTTGACCACCGACACCCCAACCCCGTGCAGCCCTCCTGAGAACCGGTAGTTTTTGTTCCCGAACTTGGCCCCGGCATGAAGCTTCGTCATGATGACCTCGACCCCGGTCATCCCCTCTTCGGGGTGAAGGTCGACCGGCATGCCACGGCCGTCGTCGGCCACCTCCAGAGAACCGTCCTCGTAAAGCACCACTCTGATCTGACGGGCAAAGCCGGCAACGGCCTCGTCCACGGCGTTGTCAATGACCTCCTGGGCGAGATGGTTCGGCCGGCTCGTATCCGTATACATTCCCGGCCGCCGGCGGACCGGATCGAGCCCCCGCAAAACCTCGAGGGACGCGGCATCGTAATCCCCGCCGGAATTACCGTCAAAAAGATCCCTGCCTTTGATAATCAACCTCCGTTCACATCAAGCAGAGCAGCGCCCAACCAACAGGCGCCGTCGTTGTAAATAGACTGAAGACTGAAGACTGAAGACTGAAGACTGAAGACTGAAGGGGTGTAACCGTGGCGAACGGAGCATTTGTGCCCCTTCAGCCTTCAGTCTTCAGTCTTCAGCCTCTAAAATACCATTCCTGCATCAAAAAGCAAATCCTAATCCGCGGCGGCCCGTTGTTCCGGCGCTGCTGAAGAAAGCCCCTCGATGCCGGGATAACGGTTGAATTCCCTTCGCGTGGCGGCTATAATTCCAACACCGTGGAGGAAATATCGTTCGGCACAGACCGGGATCCAGGCCGCTCCGGACGACTGCGTTCAGGGATTCATGACATGGAGGGAGCTCTCATGAGCGTCTGCGTTGAAGACAATGTGCTGGAAGAACTGATCAAGCTCTTGAAACTGGAAAAGATCGAGGAGAACATTTTTCGCGGCCAGAGTCAGGATCTGGGTTATCGCAGCGTCTATGGGGGACAGGTGCTCGGTCAAGCCCTGTCGGCAGCCTGCCAGACCGTTCCCAAAGACCGTAGGATTCACAGCCTTCATGCGTACTTTCTGAGAATGGGCGACGCCCGGAAACCCATCGTTTATGACGTGGACTGCATCCGGGACGGCAAGAGCTTTACGACCCGCCGGGTGGTCGCCATCCAGAAGGGACGCGCCGTATTCAGCATGTCGGCATCGTTTCAGGTGGACGAGCCGGGCTTCGAGCATCAGGACGCCCCGCCGAGCGTACCAGGGCCCGAAGGTCTCGAATCCGACATCGAATTCGCCCTCCGCCATCAGGACAAAATACCGGCCGCCATCCGGGAAAAAATTATCTGCAGAAGACCCATCGAGATGCGACCCGTCAACCCCATCAAGCCCTTTGCTCCGGAGAAACGGGAACCGGTCCGGTACACCTGGTTCAAAACCATCGACCGGATGCCCGATGACCCGGCTGTTCACCGGTATCTGCTGGCCTATGCCTCCGACTTCGGCCTGGTGGTAACGGCGCTCTATCCCCACGGCCACAGCTACTGGGAGCCGTCCATGCAGGTGGCGAGTCTGGATCATGCCATGTGGTTCCACCGGGATTTCCGCATCGACGACTGGCTCCTTTATGTCATGAAAAGCCCCAATGCCTGTAAGGCTCGAGGCCTGGCCTCAGGGAGGATTTACACCCGGGACGGCAGGCTCATTGCCTCGGTGGTGCAGGAAGGCCTGATCCGCTACCACGATGATCCGCACCAGGGCATCCCGTGAAACCGATCCATCTGCCGCTTCGCAGGATCCGAGCCGTCGGGCGGGCGCTTCTGGATTTCACCTTCCCCTCCAAATGCACGGTTTGCGGTGCATTTTTCCCTGGGACCGTCGAAGCCGATCCCAGCGGCGTGGCGGCACCGCCGCCCCAGGCCTTTGCAGCCGCGTTAACCCCATTTTTCTGCCCCCGGTGCCGCAGCGACTTCACTGCCTGGGACGGCCCTCACTGCTGTCGTTGCGGCAGACCGATCGACAACCGCGGGGAGTGGGGTCCGATCTGCGATTCCTGCCTGAAAAAACCAAGGCAATTTCACAAAGTCCGGGCATTCGGCATCTACGACGGCAGCCTCAAAACCGCCCTTCATCAACTCAAATACCGGTCCAGAACCCAACTGGCCGGTCCCCTGGGGCGCCTCCTTTTTTCAACCTTTCTTCAGCACTGGCCCGAAGCGGATATCGATCTCGTGATCCCGGTTCCGCTTCACCCCCGCAAGTTCCGGCGACGGGGATTCAACCAGGCCTTTCTGCTCATACGACAGTGGCCCGAGCTCGCCGCCGAAATGCAGATTCCCGTTTTCCAGGAGATGATTCAAAAATCCGCCCTGAAAAGGGTCCGCGATACGGACACCCAGGTCGGAATGAAACGGAGCACGCGCCGGACAAACATCCAGAACGCCTTTGCCGTGGCCGGAGAGTGCGATGTCCGTGAAAAAAAAATCCTGTTGGTGGACGACGTCTACACCACCGGCGCCACGGCCGATGAGTGCGCGCGAACCCTGTGCAGGGCCGGGGCCGGGAGGGTCGACGTGCTCACGCTTGCGCAAACCGTTCAAAGCCGGTAATAGACCGGTCCATGGGAGGATGATCGAACCGCATGTATCCGGATCAGCCCCGCGTCGGCGTCGGCGCCGTGGTATTCAAGAACGACAAGATCCTGTTGGTCCTTCGAGGCAAGCCCCCCGCGGAAGGGGTCTGGGCCATCCCCGGCGGTCGTCTCAACCTGGGAGAGACCCTGAAGGAAGCGGCTGAAAGGGAGATCAGGGAGGAGACCGGCATCGACATCCGGGCCGGTGAACCGGTGTTTACCTTTGACGTCATCGAGCGCGACCCGGACGGAGGGATACGCTTCCATTACGTCATTGTGGATCTCGCGGCGGAATACGTGGGGGGCGTACCCTCGGCCGGAGACGACGCCGTAGAGGTCCGATGGGTGTCTGCGGCGGAGATGGATGCAATGGACGTCAATCCCACCACCCGAAAATTGCTGAAAACCCGGTTCAGTTTTGGCTGATCAGCCCGGAGCGGCTTCCACGGACCCGCGAAAAGGTTGACGGGTTATCCTACCCATTCGACTTTCGACTTTCATGATGGTGATCGGATAGAGGTGCCGGGAGGATACGGCCTATGAATTACCCATTATCAAAGACGGATTGTATGGAAAAAAACCGCGTCAAATGGAACGAAAAGTATCGGAAGGATCCCCATATGAAACCGCCCACGGCCATTGTCCGACGTTTTGGACCCATGGCTCCCGCAGGTCCGGCTCTGGACATCGCATGCGGCACCGGCGGAAACACGCTCTTCCTGGCTGAAAAGGGATTTGACGTCGATGCCGTCGACATCTCCGACGCAGCCCTTGCCGTCATCGCCGGCAAACACCAGCGGATCCGGACCGTTCACGCCGACCTGGACACCTATGATATCCCACCGGAGCGGTACACCCTGATCCTGAACATCCGTTTTCTGAACCGGCGCCTCTTTCCCTACATTCGAGAGGCGCTCCGTCCCGGGGGAATGCTGATCTTCGAGACTTACGTGGAAGCCCCCGAATACGGCGCCCAGGCCGTATCGTGCCGCGACTATTTGCTGCGGGACAACGAGCTGCTTCACGCCTTCATTTCCCTTTATATCATCTATTACCAGGAAAAGACCGTCTCCACGCCCAGGGGATTGTGGCGCACGGCAACCCTGGTGGGGATCAAACGATGAAACATTCCCCAGGGATGGACACCGCCGTTTCGGCGCCGTGGGTAAACCCGTTTTTCGCTCTGGTGGTCGGCGTCTTCGCCGTGTCTACGGGGGCAATCTTCGCCAGACTGGCCGGTGAGGCCCCCGCCCTGGTCATCGCGGCCTATCGCGTGGGGTTGGCGACGCTGGTCCTTCTGCCCGTGGCCTTCTTTACCGCCCGACGTGAGCTGATGCGCCTTTCCGGAGCCGATCTGAGGCTTGCCGGATTTTCGGGCCTCTTTCTCGCCCTTCATTTCGCCACATGGATCTCCTCCCTGGATTACACCTCGGTTACCAACAGCGTCGTGCTCGTCAACACCAATCCCCTGTGGGTGGGCATTCTGACGCCCTTCATCACGGGAGAGCGTCTGGGCAGAACCGCCGTGGTCAGCATTCTCATCAGCGTCGTGGGCGGCGTCATCATCGGCTACGGAGATTTCGAGACCGGCGGCAAGGCGCTTCTGGGCGATGCCCTCGCCCTTGCCGGGAGCATCTGCGCGGCGGTCTACCTCCTGATCGGCCGCCGCCTTCGGCAGAAACTGACACTCACGGCCTATGTCACCGTCTGCTACGGAAGCGCCGCCGTCATTCTGTGGGCCATGGTCCTTTGTCTTCGACTGCCGATCAGCGGTTTTTCCACCAACACCGTCACCGCCTTCTGGGCCATGGCCCTCATTCCCCAGCTGATCGGCCATACGAGTTACAACTGGTCTTTGCGATGGTTCAGCGCCGGCACCATCGCCGTGAGCCTCCTGGGAGAGCCCATCGGCAGCAGTATCATGGCCTATTTTCTCTTCGACGAGGGCTTCACCGTCC harbors:
- a CDS encoding CoA-transferase subunit beta; protein product: MEKLCYTPREMMTIMAAREIGDGDIVFCGTGISMLAAVAAKKINAPNSVIFFETGAVDARIAELPLAVSDPRIMYGAAAHGNLLDAFAFMQNRFTGDRIIAILGAAQIDPFGNLNTTCIGPYDRPVIRFSGSGGGCDVASFVPRCIAFMQHEKRKFVERIDYLTSPGGLDGGRSREKAGLRPGGIGVVITNKAVMRIDPETRRLYLDRYYPGIAPREIQDSTGFAVDVSRSCEASPPTATELRILREVCDPQGLILRNRPSD
- a CDS encoding CoA transferase subunit A, which produces MTQRQPQHHKVVPLTDAVRRYVRDGTHLAIGGFTLNRNPMAAIREIVRQRVRNLHLYAHSNGTGLDELIGGGCVARLEIAYGGNGVATPTCIRFRKAVEAGRIVVEDYSNYMMSLRFLAGAMGVPFLPTLSGLGSDIAARWGFSKAMRRDDPRLPDDKLIVMDNPFGAWGEASRVLLVPAVNPDVTLLHVQTADAMGTCRIDGLPFGDIEQAKASRHVIVTCETLTTTEALRAHPERNQLAFPHVSAVCHVPWGGYPTAVYRRYDYDAEYLKAYAEAAGDEERFAAYQERYIFGVDSHEAFLEAVGRPRLEALKADPETGYAVNMKRG
- the parC gene encoding DNA topoisomerase IV subunit A, with product MSDTASIVDEGAEQLSLGNFVRPAYLNYAMYVIMDRALPFVGDGLKPVQRRIVYAMSELGLKATAKPKKSARTVGDVLGKYHPHGDSACYEAMVLMAQNFSYRYPFIDGQGNWGSIASPKEFAAMRYTEARLSAYADVFLSELSMGTVDWVPNFDGTLEEPRMLPARLPNIILNGAAGIAVGMATDIPPHNLREIVAACIHLIDNPNASLEDICGIVPGPDFPTGAEIITPAAELTEIYRNGQGMIRMRATYELDNGDIVVTALPYQVSPEKVIEQIAAQMIAKKLPMVSDIRDLSDQEEPTRIMILPRSARVDKEALMSHLFATTDLEKSVKVNMTAIGLNRKPQAFGLVDLLRQWLEFRRDTVTRRLRFRFDKITERLHILDGLLAAYLNLDAVIRIIRDSDEPKTALMSGFDLSPLQAEAILQIRLRQLARLEEIKIREEKAGLEKERDRIERILGSDRRMKTLIKKELAADAETYGDPRRTRIVARREAHAIKETDLAPPEPITVVLSVNGWVRAAKGHNIDPAQLSYKAGDTLLSVARGNTHQPAVFLDTAGRSYALLSGTLPSARSQGEPLTGRLSLASGERFVAVVMGEPGRKLLLASDCGYGFVTDAHNMATKNTKGKAMLTLPRNARPLPPREVRNPETDCLAIVTTEGRMLLFPVRNLPELSKGKGNKIIQIPPKAARERRELVNIIEIVPQGATIKVHSGKQAVRFTWESLSVFMGERGRRGKLLPRGYQRVDYIEVIPPHEPASGAADASGSGSGE
- the tesB gene encoding acyl-CoA thioesterase II translates to MSVCVEDNVLEELIKLLKLEKIEENIFRGQSQDLGYRSVYGGQVLGQALSAACQTVPKDRRIHSLHAYFLRMGDARKPIVYDVDCIRDGKSFTTRRVVAIQKGRAVFSMSASFQVDEPGFEHQDAPPSVPGPEGLESDIEFALRHQDKIPAAIREKIICRRPIEMRPVNPIKPFAPEKREPVRYTWFKTIDRMPDDPAVHRYLLAYASDFGLVVTALYPHGHSYWEPSMQVASLDHAMWFHRDFRIDDWLLYVMKSPNACKARGLASGRIYTRDGRLIASVVQEGLIRYHDDPHQGIP
- a CDS encoding ComF family protein, with protein sequence MKPIHLPLRRIRAVGRALLDFTFPSKCTVCGAFFPGTVEADPSGVAAPPPQAFAAALTPFFCPRCRSDFTAWDGPHCCRCGRPIDNRGEWGPICDSCLKKPRQFHKVRAFGIYDGSLKTALHQLKYRSRTQLAGPLGRLLFSTFLQHWPEADIDLVIPVPLHPRKFRRRGFNQAFLLIRQWPELAAEMQIPVFQEMIQKSALKRVRDTDTQVGMKRSTRRTNIQNAFAVAGECDVREKKILLVDDVYTTGATADECARTLCRAGAGRVDVLTLAQTVQSR
- a CDS encoding NUDIX hydrolase; this translates as MYPDQPRVGVGAVVFKNDKILLVLRGKPPAEGVWAIPGGRLNLGETLKEAAEREIREETGIDIRAGEPVFTFDVIERDPDGGIRFHYVIVDLAAEYVGGVPSAGDDAVEVRWVSAAEMDAMDVNPTTRKLLKTRFSFG
- a CDS encoding class I SAM-dependent methyltransferase → MEKNRVKWNEKYRKDPHMKPPTAIVRRFGPMAPAGPALDIACGTGGNTLFLAEKGFDVDAVDISDAALAVIAGKHQRIRTVHADLDTYDIPPERYTLILNIRFLNRRLFPYIREALRPGGMLIFETYVEAPEYGAQAVSCRDYLLRDNELLHAFISLYIIYYQEKTVSTPRGLWRTATLVGIKR
- a CDS encoding DMT family transporter, whose product is MKHSPGMDTAVSAPWVNPFFALVVGVFAVSTGAIFARLAGEAPALVIAAYRVGLATLVLLPVAFFTARRELMRLSGADLRLAGFSGLFLALHFATWISSLDYTSVTNSVVLVNTNPLWVGILTPFITGERLGRTAVVSILISVVGGVIIGYGDFETGGKALLGDALALAGSICAAVYLLIGRRLRQKLTLTAYVTVCYGSAAVILWAMVLCLRLPISGFSTNTVTAFWAMALIPQLIGHTSYNWSLRWFSAGTIAVSLLGEPIGSSIMAYFLFDEGFTVHKLLGGGLILFAIYLASRGEATKKAG